CAGAAACTAGCTTATATTTCTGACAGTCGGAGACTCATCATGAACACGCTGGCCACGACAATCCTCGCGCACACCGAGAAACTTCCGGAAGGGGCGCCAATCTGCGCCAAGGAGTTGCTGCATCTGGGCGGCCGGGCCGCCGTGGATCAGGCGCTGTCCCGCCTGGTCAAGCGCGGCCATCTGCTGCGGGTCGGGCGTGGCGTCTATGTGCGGCCGGTGGAGGGCCGGTTCGGCGCACGCCCGCCGTCGACCTCGCAGGTCGTCGAGGCCTTTGCCGGTCTCAAGGGGGAGACGGTGGTTCCTCACGGCGCCGCAGCCGCGAACCGGCTCGGCCTGACGTCGCAGGTGCCCATTCGCGCAGTCTATCTCACGTCCGGGCCGAGCCGGCGACTGACTGTCGGTTCCCAGACCATCGAGCTTCGCCATGCGCCCCGCTGGCAGTTTGTGCTTGCCGGCCGTCGGTCCGGCGAGGTTCTTCACGCCTTGGCATGGCTCGGACCGGAGCGGGTCGGCGAGGCTCTCGCCGTACTCAAGCGCAAGCTGCCCAGATCGGAGTGGGAGGAAATCGCCTCGGTGCGATCCATCCTTCCGACTTGGCTCGCCGAAGAGGTCAGCGAGATCATCGTGAATGGCTGAGGCGTTCCTCCAGCTCTCTGTTCGGGACCAGCGGGACGCCCTGGAGTTTGCCGCTGCGGCCGGCGGGCGGCCGGTGCACCTGCTTGAGAAGGATGTCTGGGTCGTCTGGGCGCTTGCCACGCTCTTCTCCTCGCCAATCGCCAAGCATCTGGTCTTCAAAGGCGGAACCTCGCTCTCCAAGGTTTACGCGGCGATCCGCCGGTTCTCCGAAGACATAGACCTCACCTACGACATCCGGGAACTGATCCCGGACCTGATCGGCGATCGCGGCGAGGCGCTCCCGCCCAACCGAAGCCAGGAGAAGAGGTGGACCCACGAAGTCCGCGCCCGCCTCCCGCAGTGGATCGCCGAGACCGTTGTTCCCGAACTGCGCAAGGCGATTGATCGCGAGCACCTGCCGGCAACCCTGCGCTCCGAGGAAGAAAAGGTGTTCATCGACTATGAACGGTTGGTGGCCGGCTCGGGCTATGTCAGCCCGTCGGTCATGCTCGAATTTGGCGCAAGGTCGACCGGCGAGCCTTCTGAGGTTCGCAGGATCGGCTGCGATGCTGCCGATCACCTCAAGACCCTGACCTTCCCCGAGGCGTCGCCGCGCGTCATGCGCGCCGAGCGAACCTTCTGGGAGAAGGCCACGGCCGTTCATGTCTTTTGTCTCCAGCGCCGGCTGCGAGGCGATCGGGTCGCCCGGCACTGGCATGACCTCATTCGCCTGGACGATGCCGGCTACGCCGACGCAGCGTTACGGGACCGCGAACTCGCCCTGGCGGTGGCGCGGCACAAGGCGATGTTTTTCGCGGAGAAGGACGCCGAGGGCCGAGCCATCGACTACACCGCGGCCGTAACCGGGAATATCTGTCTTGTTCCTGAAGGAGCCGCGCAAGAGGCGCTGGCCGACGACTACCGGCGCATGGTCGACGACGGGTTGCTGCTCGACGATGAGGAGGCTTTCGAAGTCCTGATCGAGCGCTGTCGGAGCCTGGAGCGAAAGGCCAATGCCTAACAGGGAGAGAATGCAACGCGCGTATTGAACGAGATGCCGCTCTCCCTCGGGCACGGCGATCGAGGCTTCGAATTCTCTCGAAAAAATCTGAGGTGCAAATTTCCGGCGGGAACCCATCTGATGGATTTGACGGTCCCGGGGAAAGCGTACCAACGGGTTGGCAAGGCGATTTGGAACCCGAACCGCGCCACAAGACGGGGGTGTTGGTATCTCTGTTGGCTGGCCCGAGGCCGAGGCGAAAAGTTTTCCTTGCGGATCAATCGCTTGGAAAATTTATCGCATGCCACCCCTGCCGCCGGCTATGCAGCCAACCGACAGCGTCGTCACCGCCGACCGTCGCCCGCCATGCCCCTGTTGCGGCGGCCACATGACCATCGTCGAGACCTTCGAGCGCGGCAGGTCTCTATGGTGCTCGCGAACTGTGTTCCGTCGAATTCTTGGAGCAGCTTCGTTGCCTCGTCGAGGATCGAGGCAAGTCCTGGGCCAGGGCTTTTTGTCTCCGTCCCTCAAGAGTGCTTGCCTCGGCAAACTCCTTCCTGCAGGTTTCGGGCACGCAACCCCGGGCGCATATACCTCGATTTCTTACAGGACAGGAAGCGGCCCAAACGCCGGATATCAGTTTGACCTTCCGACACCTCGGAAACGAACCGGCGGAAGGCCGGCGATCCCCAGGTTCAGCGCAAGAAGGCGGCCAGCCATGGATGGGTTCGCTTTTGCCGGTCCCGCGCCGTCATCGTCGGCGATCGATACGACGAAGATGGTCGTCAGATCCGGTCCGCCGAAGGCCAGCTTGGTCGGCCGCTGGACGGGAAGGCGGACGGCGAGATCGACCGTTCCCTTTGGCGTGAAGCGCAGGAGTTGCCATCCCCAGACGGCGGCCACCCAATAGCATCCGGCGGCATCGACGGCCGCGCCGTCGGGCCGTCCATCGGCCTCGGCGATCGTCGCGAAGGGCCGCTTCGGTCCCAGGCGGCCGCTGTCCGGGTCGTGGTCGGCGGACCAGATCTGGCGCCGCGTCTTATAGGTATCGGCCCAATAGGCGATGCGGCCGTCCGGACTGAAGGCGATGCCGTTGGGAACGTAGAGGCCCGAGTCCAGCACCGTGACGTTGCCGTCTCCGGTGACGCGATAGAGACTGCCGACGGGGGCCAGGCCGGCTTCCGGCAGGCGCATGGTTCCGACGACGAGGCGGCCCGCCGGGTCGCAGGCCGCATCGTTGGTCCGCGTCGCCGGGTCGTCGGCCTCGATGTCGACGAAGGGCGTCGTCCGCCCGCTCGCCGGATCGAACCGCACGATTCCCCTTTGCTGGCCGACCAGCCAGGTCCCGTCGGCGGCCGGTTGCACGAAGGCCGTTTGTTCGGGAAACGGCCACTCCTTTGCCGCACCGGTCGCCGGATCGGTCTCGATGACCCGCCGGCCGACGATGTCGACCCAAAGGACCGTCTTCGTCTCGGGTTGCCAGATGACGCCTTCGCCCAAAAGGGCGCGCGCCTCGCCGATGGTCTCGACGTCGGGTGTCAGCACCCTCATGGTTCACGCCCCCGCCCGCAGATCCTTGAGGTTCTGCCGGGCGGTGGTCAGCAGCAGGCCGAGGTCCGAGCCGGCTGCAACCCAGTTGTAGCCCATGTCGAGATACTCGTCCGCGCGGGCGGCGTTCGCCGCCAGGATCCCGCAGGGTTTCCCCAAATCCGCGCACATCCCGACAGCCTCGGCCAGCTTGGCCCGGACCTCGGGGTGATCGGTCTGGCCGGCGCGGCCCAGGCTCGCCGACAGGTCGTTGGGGCCGACGAACAGGCAGTCGACGCCGTCCACGTCGGCGATCGCCTGCAGGTTGCCGACCGCTTCGGCCGTTTCGATCTGGACCACGACGCACAGTTCGCCGGCGGCGACCCGGAAGTAATCGGGCACGCTGCCATAGCGTGTCGCGCGGCTCATGCCGGCGACGCCGCGCACGCCGTCCGGCGGATAGCGGGTGGCAGCGACGGCGCGCCGCGCGTCGTCGGCCGTCTGGATGTACGGAAACATGATGGTTTGGACGCCGCAGTCGAGCACTTGCTTGACGACGACCGCGTCGTTCCACGGCAAGCGGACGACCGACGCGGCGGGCGTCCCGGCGACCGCCTGAAGCAGGGCCAGGATGCGCGGCACGTCGTTCGGTGCGTGCTCCATGTCGAGCACCACGAAATCATAGCCGCAGAAGCCAAGCGCTTCCGCGACGACGGCGCTTCCGCTTATTGCCCACACGCCGAGCATCTTGTTGCGGGCGGTCAGGCCTTTCTTGAAAGCGTTTATCGGCAGGGGCATCGAGCGGACTCCGGCGCCAGGTGTGATCGCATCCGATATCATTTCGTCTAGGCTCCCGGCGTTTCGGCTTCGATCGCGGCCTGGTCGGTGGCGCCCTCCTCGGCCCGCCGCCTGTCAAGCCAGGATCGGTAGTCGCGCCCGGCGTTCTGGATGTGCTGCACGAGAAGCCGGCAAAAGGTCTCCGTGTCGCCCGCTTCCATTTTCTCGACGATGAGCGCGTGCATGCCGGCCGACCGGTCGACCACCTCGCGGTCGTCGTGGGCCCGCGTGCGCAGGGCGCCGACCTTCGCCGAAATCAATCCGTAGGCATTGACGATGTAATTGTTGCCGCAGTCGTCGATCAGGACCTGGTGAAGCTCGGCGTCGAGCAGGCGGTAGGCCATGATTTCCTTGCGCTCGAGCGCCTTGCCCATGGCCTCGACGATGGCGCGCAACTTGCGGCAGGTCGGCGCGCGGTCGCCGGCGAGAATCCGCCTCGCCGCGGTGATTTCCAGGATTTGGCGGAATTCCGTGATCTGGTCGACCTCCGAATCCTCGATGCGGAAGATCGTCGTGCCGCGCTGCGGATCGATCTGCACCAGGCCTTCGCGGCGAAGCTCCTGCAACGCCTCGCGTACCGGCGTCTTGCTGATGCCGAGCATCTTCGAGAGCCGCGCCTCGGAAAAGCGGTCACCCAGTTTCAGCCGGCCGTCGATGATGGCGTTGCGCAGCTCGCGGAGCGCCATCTCGGTCAGTGACACCGGTCGGTTGAGTCTTTCCAGGTCCAAGTCCGGCATCCCTTTCCGTGGCGGGTTTCCGCCCAGCCTAATTCCTCGTCCGATAAAGCGATAGCACTGGCTAGACAGTATCTAACATATCAGATATTGTAAATAGCGAAGCCGGTCATATGAAGCCGGTCACACACGGGAGAAAGGCGATCCGGCCGCGCCACGCGGTCGTCTCACAAAGGGGAGAACCATGTTTGGATTCAGCAAGCACGAGCATTTGTTCGGAATGGCGGCGGCATCCCTTCTCGCCCTGGCCGCCACGACGGCCCATGCCCAGAGCGGAAAGATCACCCTGACCTTCGCCAACTGGGCGTCGGCCGAAGGGGCCACCCGGCCGGGGATCGAAAAAGTCATTGCCGACTTCGAGGCCGCCAACCCCAACGTCAAGATCAACAGCGAGGCGATTTCGTTCTCGGAAATCGCCCGCCAGCTGGTTCTGCGGGTGCGCTCGGGCAATCCGCCCGATGTCGCCCAGGTTGCGGGCAACGACACCATCCTGGTGGCGACCACCGGCGGCGTCGAGCCGCTCGATGCCTACGTCGGCACCGAGTTCAAGTCGACGCTGAAGCCCGACGCCCTGAACGGGCTTACGGTCGACGGCAAACTGATCGCCCTGCCCTGGAATCAGGCGCCGGCCGGCCTCTGGTACAACAAGACGATCCTGAAACAGGCCGGGCTGGATCCCGACAACCCGCCGGCGACCATCGACGCGCTGATGGCGGCCATGGCCGCCATCAAGAAGAGCCACCCGGACGTCATCCCGCTGGGCGTCGATACGACCAATCGCGCCTTCTCGATGAGCTCCAACTGGCCGTGGATGCGCACCTTCGGCGCAAAGCCGATCGGCGCGGATGCCACCGGCGCCACCTCGAAGGAGATGAAGGCGTATCTGTCGTGGATGCGTGAGATCGCGCAAAAGGGCTATATCGACCCCGGCCGCAAGATCGGCGAATTCCGTCCGCTGATCGCCCAGGGCAAGGTAGCCTTCCTGTGGGATCAGGTCCTGGTGCAGGGCGTGATCCAGAGCACCAACAAGATGTCCGACGCCGATTTCTACAAGACCTACGGCGTCACGGTTATGCCGGCCGGGCCGAGCGGCAAGCCGGCTTCCTTCGAGGGCGGCCACCAGCTCGTCATGTTCGCCAACAGCAAGAACAAGGACGCGGCCTGGGCATTCATGAAGTACCTGGCGACGTCGCCGGAAGCCATCCGCAACTATACGGTCAGCTATAACGCATCGCTGCCGCCACTGGCCAACGTGACCGACGCCCCGCTTCGCGCCCAGCTCGACACGCCGATCTTCAACGCCTACCGCGACAAGATCATCCCGACGCTGACGCCGCAGCCCTACGGGGCGAAGTTCGCCGCGGCGGCGACGGCGGTGATGGCCGGCGTCCAGGAGGCGGTGACCGGCACCAAGCCAATCGACGACATCGCGCAGTCCATCCAGGAACAGCTGGACCGTCGATGACATCCACGGGACCGGCCCAGATTCCAGAAACTGCCCGGCGCAAAGCCGGGCAGCTCCCCTGGCTCGACTGGATGATCTTGCCCACGATCCTGGTGCTCGCCATCGTCGTCGGCTATCCGATCATCTACACCCTCGTCCTGTCGGTTCAGGACTACAACCTGCTGAACATCGACCCGGCGGTCTTCGTGGGCGCCGAGAATTACCGGAACATCCTGACCGACAGGATTTTCTGGCAATCGCTCGCCAATACGGCGGTCTATACCTTCGGCAGCGTGGGGATCGCGACGCTGATCGGCCTCGCCATGGCCCTGCTCATGGAGAACCTCGGCGGCGCCGGTTTCCGTGTCATCCGGGCCCTGCTGGTGACGCCGTGGGCGGTGCCGTTCGTCGTCGTCGCCTTCCTGTTCCGCTACATGTATGCGCAGAAGGGCGGCATCATCAACGCGATGCTGACCGGGCTCGGCATCATCGACGATCCCATATCGTGGCTCAACGTGGCGTCGCTCGCCATGCCTTCGGTGATGGTCGCCAACATCTGGGCGATGGCCCCGTTCTTCTTCCTGCTGCTCAGCGCGACGCTGGCCGGTATCCCCGTCGAGGTGATCGAGTCGGCACGGGTCGACCGGACGCGGACCTGGAGCATGATCTACCACATCAAGCTTCCGTACCTGCGCAATCCGCTGCTGATCGGCAGCCTGCTGATGATCATCGCCAACTTCAACGATTTCGCGAAGATCTGGGCGATGACCCAAGGCGGCCCGGGCTACAGCACGTCGACCCTGGTGATCTACGTCTACCGGGTCGCCTTCGAGAACTTCGAATTCGGCTATGCCTCGGCGCTCGGCGTCCTGTGGCTGGCATTGCTGTTCATCTTCGCGCTCGCGTACATGCGCGCTTTGCGGACGGATTGATCATGACGAAACAGGAAAACGGCCAAAAAGGATTCTGGCGGCACTCCGCGCGCGTCGTCCAGTTCGTGGCCATCGGCTTCGCGCTTCTCTGGACGCTGGCACCGGTCTATTGGATGCTGGCGACGTCGTTCAAGTCCGAGCTTGAAGCGACGCGGCTCGATCCGACGCTTTGGCCCCACGACCCGACGCTGGCCAACTACATCGGGCTTGCCGGGACCAGCCTGCCGTTCCCACAGTTCTTCCTGAACACGATGGTGGACTGCCTGCTGACGGCGGTGATCGCGGTGGTCATCGGCACCCCGGCGGCCTATGCGCTGTCGCGGGCGAAATTCCGTTTGCGGAAGCCGTTCGGCTATACGGTGCTGATCTTCAGGATGTTGCCGATGGTCGTCCTGCTGGCGCCGCTCTATCTGATGCTGCTGCACGCGCGCCTTCTCGACACCCATTTCGGCCTCATCGTGGGGTTCACGACGTTCGGCCTGCCGTTCGCCGTATGGATGATCAAGAGCTTCATCGATGCCGTTCCCATCGAAATCGAGGAAGCGGCGCGCGTCGACGGCTATCCGCGTTGGCAGGTCGTTCTGCGCGTCGTCGTCCCGCTCATCGTCCCCGGCCTGCTGACCACCGGCACCTTCGTGTTCATGGATGCCTGGAACAACCTGATCTACCCCCTGACCTTCATGACGACGCTCGATAAGCAGACCCTTCCGGCCGCCCTGGTGCTCACCTTCACCGGGCAGTTCAAGACGGACTGGGGTGGCATGATGGCCGCCGCGACCGTGACGACACTGCCCCTCATGATAGCCTTCTTCGCCGTGCAACGCTCGATGGTGCGCGGCCTGACGGCGGGAGCGGTCGCCGGTGCCTGATCCTCATTCATCAGTTCAGGGGGCCCGACGCTTCGACGGCATGACGGCCCTCGTCACCGGCGCCGCCGGCGGCATCGGACGCGCCGTCGCCGGCCGTCTGGCGCGCGAAGGCTGCCGGGTCATGTTGACCGGCCGCAACGGGGCTGGATTGGACGAGGCGGCGAAGGTGCTGTCGGCCTTTTCCGACGTCGCCGCCCTCAAGACCGATCTGACCAACGCGGCCGACCGCGACGCCCTAGTGCCGGCCGTCGTCCAACGCTGGGGCCGCATCGATGTCCTGATCAACAATGCCGCCGATCACGGCTCGCGGGTTCCCTTTCTGAAAACCGATGACGCGGAATGGGAACGCGTGTTTGCCACCAATGTGACGGCTGCGGCGGCTCTTTCGCGTGCCGCGGCGCGCGACATGGCTCTCCGTGGCATGGGGGCCATTGTCAACGTCGGTTCGGTCCAGGCGGATCTGCCGGTGCCCACCTACTCGGCCTACGTGGCCAGCAAGGGCGCCATCCTGACCCTGACGCGCACCCTGGCCGTCGAACTGGCGCCGCATGGAATCCGGGTGAACATGGTGACGCCCGGCGTCATCGCCACCGACGCCTTTCTGGCCAATCTGGCCAATGCCCGCCACCAAGCCGGAACGACCGCGGCGTTGCTCGGGCGGCACGGCACGGCGGATGAGTTGGCGGCGGCGGTCGCCTTCATGGCTTCGCCCGAGGCCTCCTTCGTGACCGGGGCGGTGCTAACCGTCGACGGCGGGCGCAGCATCAGCCGCCGCCTCGATCCGTTCCAGGTCGAATACGGCGAACCCGCCAGTACAAGCGATGGACATTCCTGATGGCCAAGATTTCCCTCCGCAGTATCGAAAAGCGTTTCGGCTCGGTGACCGTTCTCAAGGACTGCAGTCTCGACATCTCCGACCGCGAATTCATCGTTCTGGTCGGACCGTCGGGATCCGGGAAAACCACGCTGCTGCGCATCGTCGCCGGTCTGGAGTCGATTTCCGAAGGTGACATCCATTTCGACGACGTCCGCGTCAACGACGTCGACGTCGGCGATCGCGACATCGCCATGGTCTTCCAGAACTACGGCCTCTATCCGCACATGTCGGTCTACGACAACATGGCCTTTGGCCTGCGCCGGCGCAATCTGCCCAAGGCCGAGATCGACGGCCGCGTCAGGCGTGCCGCGGATATGCTCAATATCGCGCCGTATCTGGACCGCCGGCCACGGCAACTCTCGGGCGGACAGCGACAGCGCGTCGCCCTTGGCCGCGCCATCGTCCGCGACCCCGCGGTGTTCCTGCTCGACGAGCCGCTTTCCAATCTCGATGCCCACCTTAGGGTCCAGATGCGTTCCGAGATCCTGAAGGTCCATCGGGCCGTCGGGGCGACGGCGATCTACGTGACCCACGACCAGGTCGAGGCCCTGACCATGGGCGATCGCATCGTCGTCATGCACGAGGGGCGCATCCAGCAGGTGGGAACGCCGGACGAACTCTACGATCTGCCGGTCAATCGGTTCGTCGCCTCGTTCATCGGGACGCCGGCCATGCGTTTCCTGTCGTGCCGGATCGAACGATCGGGCGATGGGGTGGTGCTCGACGCCGATCTGGCGCGCATCCGCCTCGACGCGAAAAAGATGAAGGCCCTGGAACGGACGGCGTCGCCATCGGTCACCGTCGGCATCCGTCCCGAGCGCATGACCCTTGTCGACGGCGATGAAAAGGATCACGCCGTCGTCGTTCGCGGCACCGTGGACATGGTCGAGATGCTCGGCGCCGAGCAATATGTGCATTTCGTGTCGGGCGATGCGACGCTCAACGCCCGGGTGCCCAGGGAACAGCATATCAAGGTCGGCCAGCCCGTCGCCTTCGCGACGACATGCCCCCATCTGTTCCTGTTCGATGACCATACTGGTGTGACGCTCTTCTAGATTCGTCCCCACCAGCCCGAGACCTTGTTGCGAGTTCGCCGATGCCCCGCATTTCCGAGATCACCACCTTCCGCGTTCCGCCGCGATGGATCTTCGTCAAGGTGTCGACCGATGACGGCCGCACTGGATGGGGCGAGTCCATTATCCCCAAACGGGCGGGCGCCGTCGTCGCGGCCATCGCCGATATGGCGGCGAACCTGAAGGGAATGGATGCGAACCGCATCGAGGATATTGCCCTGCGGCTGCGCAAAGGGGCGTTTTTCCGCCACGGACCGGTCCTGGCGACCGCGGCGGCCGGCATCGAACAGGCGCTGTGGGACATCAAGGGCAAGGCCAACGGGCTTCCCGTCCACGAATTCCTGGGCGGCAGTGTCCGGAATCGGCTGCGCGCCTATGCGTGGATCGGCGGCGACAGCCCCGCCGATGTCGTCGGGCACGCGCGGACGCGCACCGAGCAGGGCTTCACGGCGGTGAAGATGAACGCCACCGGCGTCATCGAGCGCATCGGCGACCTAGCCGCGATCGATGCGGCGGTGGCCCGCATGGCCGCCTTGCGGGACGCCTTCGGCAACGACCTCGATGTCGCCCTCGATTTTCACGGCCGCGTTCCCCGGTCGGCCTTGAAGCCGCTGCTGGCTGAATTGGAGCCCTACCGCCCGATGTGGATCGAGGAACCCCTGACGCCGGAAAACGAGGATACGTTCAAGGTGCTGGCCCAGGCGGCAAGGTCGATCCCGATTGCCACCGGCGAACGTCTGACCTCCCGATGGGAGTTCAAGCGCGTTCTCGACAGCGGCGCCGTCGACATCATCCAGCCCGACGTTTCGATGACCGGCCTGTTCGAGATGGAGAAGATCGCCCGGTTGGCGGAAATCTACGACGTCGCGGTGGCGCCGCATTGTCCCAACGGCCCCATATCGCTGGCCGCCTCGCTGCAGGTCGGGTTCTGCTGCGCCAACATCGTCATCCAGGAGCAGAGCCTCGGCCTTCACTATCACGCCGGCTATGCCGGCCTTCCCCCCGGCGATCTCCTCGACTACGTCGTCGATCCCGGGCCGCTGAGCGTGGTCGACGGGGCGTTCCAGGCCAACCCGGCACCGGGTCTGGGCATCGCGCTGGACGAGAAAACCGTAACGTCGCGGGATGGGGAATGGCGGCTGCCCGACGCCGACTGGACCCACGCCGACGGCACCTACGCCGAATGGTGAGTGGGCCGAAGTGGCGTTCGGAGCCTCCTTCGTGGAATGGTACGCCGAGGAAGCCCGGCGCATTTACGGTAATATCATTCCACAGTCCCAGAACGACAATGCCTGATCGTCATCAAGGATCTGATCGGCGTAGTGGCGGCGATCACGTTCTGGAATTTCCAAACGCGATGATCGCCCGGAAATGCGGCCCTGCCCATGCGGTGGGACGCACGGTCGTGGCCAAGCCAGCCAGCGCGACGTCCCGTCAAATCTGATTTGGGCCGGAGTGGGTTCGGGCGATCAGGCAATATTGTGCTAAGTATTTGTTTTTTAGGAGTTATCTTAAAATTTTCTGAGTTCCCGCTTTTATCACCCCTATAGCGATGTCCTGTCCACTTTCTGCACGGCACTGCTGGCGAGCCGTCAGCGGAATGACCTTCTTGACTATGTGGCTATTTCGTATATAGTCGATTGTATACAGTCGACCGGACAACGGAGCGTCCTTGACCATGACACCGGGAACGTTGGGAAGACTCGGCTCGCAACACAAGAGCCTGGTCACCGAGATCGTCGAGCAGCTCGAATCGCGGATCATCTCGGGTGAGTTGAAGCCGGGGGAACGCCTGGTCGAGCAGACGCTGTGCGAGCAGATGGGGGTGAGCCGCTCTCCGCTGCGCGAGGCCTTCCGCCTGCTGGAGAACCGGGGCTTCGTCAAGAAGGAGGCGCGCCGCGGCGTCACTGTGGCCCAGGCCTCGCTCAAGGAAGCCATCGACGTCTACGTGATC
This genomic window from Shumkonia mesophila contains:
- a CDS encoding DUF6088 family protein; amino-acid sequence: MNTLATTILAHTEKLPEGAPICAKELLHLGGRAAVDQALSRLVKRGHLLRVGRGVYVRPVEGRFGARPPSTSQVVEAFAGLKGETVVPHGAAAANRLGLTSQVPIRAVYLTSGPSRRLTVGSQTIELRHAPRWQFVLAGRRSGEVLHALAWLGPERVGEALAVLKRKLPRSEWEEIASVRSILPTWLAEEVSEIIVNG
- a CDS encoding nucleotidyl transferase AbiEii/AbiGii toxin family protein; amino-acid sequence: MAEAFLQLSVRDQRDALEFAAAAGGRPVHLLEKDVWVVWALATLFSSPIAKHLVFKGGTSLSKVYAAIRRFSEDIDLTYDIRELIPDLIGDRGEALPPNRSQEKRWTHEVRARLPQWIAETVVPELRKAIDREHLPATLRSEEEKVFIDYERLVAGSGYVSPSVMLEFGARSTGEPSEVRRIGCDAADHLKTLTFPEASPRVMRAERTFWEKATAVHVFCLQRRLRGDRVARHWHDLIRLDDAGYADAALRDRELALAVARHKAMFFAEKDAEGRAIDYTAAVTGNICLVPEGAAQEALADDYRRMVDDGLLLDDEEAFEVLIERCRSLERKANA
- a CDS encoding SMP-30/gluconolactonase/LRE family protein; translation: MRVLTPDVETIGEARALLGEGVIWQPETKTVLWVDIVGRRVIETDPATGAAKEWPFPEQTAFVQPAADGTWLVGQQRGIVRFDPASGRTTPFVDIEADDPATRTNDAACDPAGRLVVGTMRLPEAGLAPVGSLYRVTGDGNVTVLDSGLYVPNGIAFSPDGRIAYWADTYKTRRQIWSADHDPDSGRLGPKRPFATIAEADGRPDGAAVDAAGCYWVAAVWGWQLLRFTPKGTVDLAVRLPVQRPTKLAFGGPDLTTIFVVSIADDDGAGPAKANPSMAGRLLALNLGIAGLPPVRFRGVGRSN
- a CDS encoding HpcH/HpaI aldolase family protein; translated protein: MPLPINAFKKGLTARNKMLGVWAISGSAVVAEALGFCGYDFVVLDMEHAPNDVPRILALLQAVAGTPAASVVRLPWNDAVVVKQVLDCGVQTIMFPYIQTADDARRAVAATRYPPDGVRGVAGMSRATRYGSVPDYFRVAAGELCVVVQIETAEAVGNLQAIADVDGVDCLFVGPNDLSASLGRAGQTDHPEVRAKLAEAVGMCADLGKPCGILAANAARADEYLDMGYNWVAAGSDLGLLLTTARQNLKDLRAGA
- a CDS encoding GntR family transcriptional regulator, with translation MDLERLNRPVSLTEMALRELRNAIIDGRLKLGDRFSEARLSKMLGISKTPVREALQELRREGLVQIDPQRGTTIFRIEDSEVDQITEFRQILEITAARRILAGDRAPTCRKLRAIVEAMGKALERKEIMAYRLLDAELHQVLIDDCGNNYIVNAYGLISAKVGALRTRAHDDREVVDRSAGMHALIVEKMEAGDTETFCRLLVQHIQNAGRDYRSWLDRRRAEEGATDQAAIEAETPGA
- a CDS encoding ABC transporter substrate-binding protein, encoding MFGFSKHEHLFGMAAASLLALAATTAHAQSGKITLTFANWASAEGATRPGIEKVIADFEAANPNVKINSEAISFSEIARQLVLRVRSGNPPDVAQVAGNDTILVATTGGVEPLDAYVGTEFKSTLKPDALNGLTVDGKLIALPWNQAPAGLWYNKTILKQAGLDPDNPPATIDALMAAMAAIKKSHPDVIPLGVDTTNRAFSMSSNWPWMRTFGAKPIGADATGATSKEMKAYLSWMREIAQKGYIDPGRKIGEFRPLIAQGKVAFLWDQVLVQGVIQSTNKMSDADFYKTYGVTVMPAGPSGKPASFEGGHQLVMFANSKNKDAAWAFMKYLATSPEAIRNYTVSYNASLPPLANVTDAPLRAQLDTPIFNAYRDKIIPTLTPQPYGAKFAAAATAVMAGVQEAVTGTKPIDDIAQSIQEQLDRR
- a CDS encoding carbohydrate ABC transporter permease, whose protein sequence is MILPTILVLAIVVGYPIIYTLVLSVQDYNLLNIDPAVFVGAENYRNILTDRIFWQSLANTAVYTFGSVGIATLIGLAMALLMENLGGAGFRVIRALLVTPWAVPFVVVAFLFRYMYAQKGGIINAMLTGLGIIDDPISWLNVASLAMPSVMVANIWAMAPFFFLLLSATLAGIPVEVIESARVDRTRTWSMIYHIKLPYLRNPLLIGSLLMIIANFNDFAKIWAMTQGGPGYSTSTLVIYVYRVAFENFEFGYASALGVLWLALLFIFALAYMRALRTD
- a CDS encoding carbohydrate ABC transporter permease; this encodes MTKQENGQKGFWRHSARVVQFVAIGFALLWTLAPVYWMLATSFKSELEATRLDPTLWPHDPTLANYIGLAGTSLPFPQFFLNTMVDCLLTAVIAVVIGTPAAYALSRAKFRLRKPFGYTVLIFRMLPMVVLLAPLYLMLLHARLLDTHFGLIVGFTTFGLPFAVWMIKSFIDAVPIEIEEAARVDGYPRWQVVLRVVVPLIVPGLLTTGTFVFMDAWNNLIYPLTFMTTLDKQTLPAALVLTFTGQFKTDWGGMMAAATVTTLPLMIAFFAVQRSMVRGLTAGAVAGA
- a CDS encoding SDR family NAD(P)-dependent oxidoreductase, with the translated sequence MPDPHSSVQGARRFDGMTALVTGAAGGIGRAVAGRLAREGCRVMLTGRNGAGLDEAAKVLSAFSDVAALKTDLTNAADRDALVPAVVQRWGRIDVLINNAADHGSRVPFLKTDDAEWERVFATNVTAAAALSRAAARDMALRGMGAIVNVGSVQADLPVPTYSAYVASKGAILTLTRTLAVELAPHGIRVNMVTPGVIATDAFLANLANARHQAGTTAALLGRHGTADELAAAVAFMASPEASFVTGAVLTVDGGRSISRRLDPFQVEYGEPASTSDGHS
- a CDS encoding ABC transporter ATP-binding protein, producing MAKISLRSIEKRFGSVTVLKDCSLDISDREFIVLVGPSGSGKTTLLRIVAGLESISEGDIHFDDVRVNDVDVGDRDIAMVFQNYGLYPHMSVYDNMAFGLRRRNLPKAEIDGRVRRAADMLNIAPYLDRRPRQLSGGQRQRVALGRAIVRDPAVFLLDEPLSNLDAHLRVQMRSEILKVHRAVGATAIYVTHDQVEALTMGDRIVVMHEGRIQQVGTPDELYDLPVNRFVASFIGTPAMRFLSCRIERSGDGVVLDADLARIRLDAKKMKALERTASPSVTVGIRPERMTLVDGDEKDHAVVVRGTVDMVEMLGAEQYVHFVSGDATLNARVPREQHIKVGQPVAFATTCPHLFLFDDHTGVTLF
- the dgoD gene encoding galactonate dehydratase; translation: MPRISEITTFRVPPRWIFVKVSTDDGRTGWGESIIPKRAGAVVAAIADMAANLKGMDANRIEDIALRLRKGAFFRHGPVLATAAAGIEQALWDIKGKANGLPVHEFLGGSVRNRLRAYAWIGGDSPADVVGHARTRTEQGFTAVKMNATGVIERIGDLAAIDAAVARMAALRDAFGNDLDVALDFHGRVPRSALKPLLAELEPYRPMWIEEPLTPENEDTFKVLAQAARSIPIATGERLTSRWEFKRVLDSGAVDIIQPDVSMTGLFEMEKIARLAEIYDVAVAPHCPNGPISLAASLQVGFCCANIVIQEQSLGLHYHAGYAGLPPGDLLDYVVDPGPLSVVDGAFQANPAPGLGIALDEKTVTSRDGEWRLPDADWTHADGTYAEW